In one window of Chryseobacterium phocaeense DNA:
- a CDS encoding pyruvate dehydrogenase complex dihydrolipoamide acetyltransferase, with amino-acid sequence MAEVITMPRLSDTMTEGKVAKWHKKVGDKVKEGDILAEIETDKAVQDFESEINGTLLYIGVDEGAAAAVDSVLAIIGNEGEDISGLTGGGSAPATGGSEEKKSEEESKTENNSTSIEQADAEVPAGVEIITMPRLSDTMTEGKVAKWHKNVGDTVKEGDLLAEIETDKAVQDFESEFNGVLLKQGVEEGGAAPVDSVLAIIGPEGTDVSGVGAPKAAAQTTEKPAEQKAEAKTEEKTAPAVSSTSSDRVAISPLAKKMAQEKGVDINSVNGSGENGRIVKKDIENYQPSQAQAQPAASAPAAAQVALSFVQGEDTETPNSQVRNIIAKRLSESKFSAPHYYLMVEINMDKAIEARKEINSLPDTKISFNDMIIKATAVALRKHPQVNSSWAGDKVIHRGNINVGVAVAIPDGLVVPVLKNTDQMNYTQISAAVKDMASRAKSKGLKANEMEGSTFSISNLGMFGIETFTSIINQPNSAILSVGAIIEKPIVKDGQIVVGNIMKLSLACDHRVVDGATGAQFLQTLKTYLESPLTLLL; translated from the coding sequence ATGGCAGAAGTAATTACGATGCCCCGCCTTTCGGATACTATGACGGAAGGTAAAGTGGCAAAATGGCATAAAAAAGTAGGAGATAAAGTAAAGGAAGGAGATATTTTAGCGGAGATTGAAACAGATAAAGCTGTTCAGGATTTCGAATCTGAAATAAACGGGACCCTTTTATATATAGGTGTAGACGAAGGCGCTGCTGCTGCTGTAGATTCTGTTTTAGCGATTATTGGAAATGAAGGAGAGGATATTTCCGGACTAACCGGCGGAGGATCTGCCCCTGCAACAGGTGGTTCTGAAGAGAAGAAATCAGAAGAGGAATCAAAAACAGAAAATAATTCTACCAGCATTGAACAGGCTGATGCAGAAGTTCCTGCCGGTGTAGAAATTATTACCATGCCAAGACTTTCTGATACCATGACGGAAGGTAAAGTGGCGAAATGGCATAAAAATGTAGGCGATACAGTGAAAGAAGGAGATCTTCTTGCTGAAATCGAAACAGATAAAGCAGTTCAGGATTTTGAATCCGAATTCAACGGGGTATTGTTGAAGCAGGGTGTAGAAGAAGGTGGTGCTGCTCCGGTAGATTCTGTATTGGCCATTATAGGTCCTGAAGGAACAGATGTTTCTGGTGTAGGTGCTCCAAAAGCAGCAGCTCAGACCACTGAAAAGCCGGCAGAACAGAAAGCTGAGGCCAAAACTGAAGAAAAAACTGCTCCTGCTGTAAGCTCTACTTCCTCAGACAGAGTAGCGATTTCCCCATTAGCCAAGAAAATGGCTCAGGAGAAAGGCGTTGACATCAACAGCGTGAATGGTTCGGGAGAAAACGGAAGAATCGTTAAAAAAGATATCGAAAACTATCAGCCTTCCCAGGCACAGGCTCAACCGGCTGCTTCTGCTCCGGCAGCAGCTCAGGTAGCATTAAGCTTTGTTCAGGGTGAAGATACGGAAACACCGAACTCTCAGGTAAGAAATATTATTGCAAAACGTCTTTCTGAAAGTAAATTCTCTGCCCCTCACTACTATCTGATGGTAGAGATCAATATGGATAAAGCTATTGAAGCAAGAAAAGAAATCAATTCCTTACCGGATACGAAGATCTCTTTCAACGATATGATCATTAAAGCAACTGCTGTTGCCTTAAGAAAACATCCACAGGTGAACTCAAGCTGGGCAGGTGATAAGGTCATCCACAGAGGAAATATCAATGTGGGTGTGGCTGTAGCTATTCCTGACGGATTGGTGGTTCCGGTACTTAAAAATACAGACCAGATGAATTATACACAGATCTCTGCTGCGGTAAAAGATATGGCGTCAAGAGCTAAAAGTAAAGGTCTTAAAGCCAATGAAATGGAAGGCTCTACATTCTCTATTTCCAATCTGGGAATGTTCGGAATTGAAACTTTCACAAGTATCATCAACCAACCGAATTCTGCGATCCTTTCCGTAGGAGCAATCATTGAAAAACCGATTGTTAAAGATGGTCAGATTGTAGTAGGAAACATCATGAAGCTTTCGCTGGCATGCGACCACAGAGTGGTAGACGGTGCTACAGGAGCCCAGTTCCTGCAAACTTTAAAAACATACCTGGAAAGCCCTTTAACTTTGTTACTGTAA
- a CDS encoding inorganic pyrophosphatase, with product MIPNFKAHPWHGISAGEDAPNVVNVFVEIVPSDTIKYEVDKETGFLKVDRPQKFSNIIPALYGFVPRTYCHDEVMKLAIAAGADDVTEGDHDPLDICVLSSHNIHSGGLLMEAIPIGGFKMIDGGEADDKIVAVMIGDHAFGHFRDISELPEAEIKRLMHYFLTYKNLPDEPAKCRIHEVYGAEHAKKVIKASQTDYAEKFGG from the coding sequence ATGATTCCAAATTTTAAAGCACATCCATGGCATGGGATTTCAGCAGGAGAAGATGCGCCAAATGTTGTAAACGTATTTGTGGAAATCGTTCCTTCAGATACTATTAAATATGAAGTAGATAAAGAAACCGGTTTTTTAAAGGTAGACAGACCTCAGAAATTCTCTAATATCATTCCCGCTTTATACGGATTTGTTCCAAGAACCTATTGCCACGATGAAGTAATGAAACTGGCTATAGCAGCAGGAGCAGATGATGTGACGGAAGGAGATCATGACCCGCTTGATATCTGTGTATTAAGCTCTCACAACATCCATTCAGGAGGATTACTGATGGAAGCTATTCCAATCGGTGGATTCAAAATGATTGACGGAGGTGAAGCAGATGACAAAATTGTTGCCGTAATGATTGGTGACCACGCATTCGGACATTTCAGAGATATTTCAGAACTTCCGGAAGCAGAAATTAAAAGACTGATGCACTACTTCCTGACGTATAAAAACTTACCGGATGAGCCTGCTAAATGTAGAATTCACGAAGTTTACGGAGCTGAGCATGCTAAAAAAGTAATCAAGGCTTCCCAAACAGATTATGCTGAAAAATTCGGAGGATAA
- a CDS encoding ABC transporter ATP-binding protein, with protein sequence MIKASNIHKSYGNLEVLKGVDIHIKTGEVVSIVGESGAGKSTLLQILGTLDLPSNSAKYNTEISIAGESFINMNDKQLSKFRNQNIGFVFQFHQLLPEFTALENVLLPTKIGGANEKEALEKAYALFEDLKIEQRLNHKPNQLSGGEAQRVAVARALINSPKIIFADEPTGNLDSKNANDLHRLFFDLRDKYNQTFVIVTHNPNLAEITDRKLVMKDGMIIE encoded by the coding sequence ATGATTAAAGCGAGTAATATCCATAAATCTTATGGGAATTTAGAAGTACTGAAAGGAGTTGATATCCACATCAAGACAGGCGAGGTTGTTTCTATTGTGGGAGAATCGGGGGCAGGGAAGTCTACCTTACTTCAGATTTTGGGAACTCTGGATCTTCCGAGTAATTCTGCTAAGTATAATACGGAAATCAGCATTGCAGGGGAATCTTTCATCAATATGAATGATAAACAGCTTTCGAAGTTCAGAAACCAGAATATTGGTTTTGTATTTCAGTTTCACCAGCTGCTTCCGGAATTTACTGCTTTAGAAAATGTGCTGCTTCCCACAAAAATAGGAGGGGCGAATGAAAAAGAAGCTTTGGAAAAGGCATATGCTCTATTTGAAGACCTGAAAATAGAACAGAGACTGAACCACAAACCGAATCAATTATCCGGTGGAGAAGCACAAAGGGTAGCTGTAGCAAGGGCCCTGATTAATTCTCCTAAAATTATTTTTGCAGATGAGCCTACGGGAAACCTGGATTCCAAAAATGCAAATGATCTCCACAGGCTGTTTTTTGATTTGAGAGATAAATATAATCAGACTTTCGTTATTGTAACCCATAATCCTAATCTTGCTGAAATTACGGATAGGAAACTGGTGATGAAAGACGGAATGATCATAGAATAA
- the pdhA gene encoding pyruvate dehydrogenase (acetyl-transferring) E1 component subunit alpha: MKEFSKEVYLKWYEDMTMWRRFEDKCRSLYLKQKIRGFLHLYNGQEAIPAGFTHAMDLTKDSMITAYRCHIHPMAMGVDPKRIMAELCGKATGTSGGMGGSMHIFSKEHRFYGGHGIVGGQIPLGAGIAFADKYFDRKAVNICFFGDGAARQGSLHETFNMAMNWKLPVVFVVENNQYAMGTSVKRTANHEDIYKLGLGYEMPCLAVDAMDPEKVAEAAYEAIERARRGDGPTFIEARTYRYRGHSMSDAEPYRSKEEVAIHKNDDPMELVKHRILENGWATEAELETIDNKSRDFVEECIEFMENSPYPDPEKIYEYVYAQEDYPFLDKLEN; the protein is encoded by the coding sequence ATGAAAGAATTTTCTAAAGAGGTATACCTGAAGTGGTATGAAGATATGACTATGTGGAGAAGGTTTGAAGACAAATGCCGTTCTCTTTATCTAAAACAAAAGATCAGAGGTTTTTTACATTTGTATAACGGTCAGGAGGCTATTCCTGCCGGCTTCACGCATGCAATGGATCTTACGAAGGACAGTATGATTACTGCCTACAGATGCCACATCCATCCAATGGCGATGGGAGTAGATCCGAAAAGAATCATGGCGGAACTTTGTGGTAAAGCTACCGGAACATCCGGAGGTATGGGTGGTTCTATGCACATTTTCAGTAAAGAGCACCGTTTTTATGGCGGGCACGGTATTGTAGGAGGTCAGATTCCTTTGGGAGCCGGAATTGCTTTTGCAGATAAATATTTTGACAGAAAGGCGGTAAACATCTGCTTCTTCGGAGACGGAGCGGCAAGACAGGGATCGCTTCATGAGACATTCAATATGGCCATGAACTGGAAACTTCCTGTAGTATTTGTAGTGGAAAACAACCAGTATGCAATGGGAACTTCCGTAAAAAGAACAGCCAACCACGAAGACATCTATAAATTAGGCTTAGGATATGAAATGCCTTGCCTTGCAGTAGATGCCATGGACCCTGAAAAGGTAGCTGAAGCAGCTTACGAAGCCATAGAAAGAGCAAGAAGAGGAGACGGACCTACATTCATTGAAGCCAGAACATACCGTTACAGAGGGCATTCTATGTCTGATGCTGAGCCTTACAGAAGCAAAGAAGAGGTGGCCATTCATAAAAATGATGACCCTATGGAGCTTGTGAAGCACAGAATTTTAGAAAACGGATGGGCTACTGAAGCAGAACTGGAAACTATTGACAATAAATCAAGAGATTTCGTGGAAGAATGTATTGAGTTTATGGAAAACTCACCATACCCGGATCCAGAGAAAATCTACGAATATGTATATGCTCAGGAAGATTACCCGTTCTTAGATAAATTGGAAAACTAA
- a CDS encoding murein L,D-transpeptidase catalytic domain-containing protein: MRSFIFLFLFIISCSKFESQENNTSGILPAEKVAEIKAFVKGKNYNQDIAVFINFKIPSGRYRYFVYDLKGDKILQKAIVSHGSGSVIRNSESLTFSNTEGSYQSSLGKYEILQSYNGKFGKAYRLNGLDVTNSNAMQRAIVIHSLNCVPDKESQKPACLSLGCPMLSVNALTETAKYLDVSKKAVILYAFY, from the coding sequence ATGAGATCCTTTATTTTCCTCTTCCTCTTTATTATTTCCTGTTCGAAATTTGAGTCGCAGGAAAATAATACTTCCGGAATTCTCCCGGCTGAAAAGGTAGCAGAAATTAAAGCCTTTGTGAAGGGAAAAAATTATAATCAGGATATTGCTGTTTTTATTAACTTTAAAATACCTTCCGGAAGATACAGATACTTCGTTTATGACCTGAAAGGTGATAAAATACTGCAGAAAGCCATAGTTTCCCATGGTTCAGGTTCTGTGATCCGGAATTCAGAATCTTTAACGTTCAGCAATACCGAAGGTTCCTATCAGTCTTCGCTTGGGAAATATGAAATTTTGCAGAGTTATAATGGTAAATTTGGGAAAGCTTATCGTTTAAACGGGCTGGATGTTACAAACAGTAATGCCATGCAGCGCGCCATAGTCATTCATTCTCTGAATTGTGTTCCGGATAAAGAATCTCAAAAACCGGCCTGCCTGAGCTTAGGATGCCCGATGCTTTCCGTGAATGCACTCACTGAGACGGCAAAATACCTTGATGTATCTAAAAAGGCTGTGATTCTTTATGCGTTTTATTAA
- a CDS encoding phytanoyl-CoA dioxygenase family protein produces the protein MLKQIRYYKLPYIIYNFFNKKKLKHNIPLYKKYGINKSYFSSISSADFSHLPATTRTIDQNKLINSDFFKDLSAENKESALQYDANGYMVIRNFISTDDADKINGEIDKLMENGTLKFIYGGKLMFAIHHSEIIKNIGNNKKLLDFLSVLLDGQAKLFQSINFINGSQQKTHSDSIHMTTYPLGGLLGVWIALEDVDETNGALHYIPRSHKLPYFLNSDYDNEGDAMMLGKKSYKAYEEFLENKVRELGLKKEIFRAKKGDMLIWHANILHGGEPHTDKNRTRKSLVYHFFDENSVCYHEVTQRPALFEL, from the coding sequence ATGTTAAAGCAGATCCGCTACTATAAGCTGCCCTATATCATTTACAATTTCTTTAATAAGAAAAAGCTAAAGCATAATATCCCTTTGTATAAGAAATATGGAATCAACAAGAGCTACTTTTCCAGTATTTCCAGTGCAGATTTCTCCCATCTTCCTGCTACAACAAGGACCATTGATCAGAATAAGCTGATTAATTCAGATTTTTTTAAAGACTTATCTGCTGAGAATAAAGAAAGTGCACTGCAATATGATGCCAATGGTTATATGGTCATAAGAAACTTCATCAGTACAGATGACGCTGATAAAATTAACGGAGAAATTGATAAGCTGATGGAGAATGGCACTTTGAAATTTATCTATGGCGGAAAACTGATGTTTGCTATCCATCACTCGGAGATTATAAAGAATATAGGAAACAATAAAAAACTGCTGGATTTTCTTTCCGTACTTCTGGACGGGCAGGCCAAACTTTTCCAGAGTATCAATTTTATTAACGGCAGCCAGCAGAAAACACACTCGGACAGTATCCACATGACGACTTATCCGCTGGGAGGCCTTCTGGGAGTCTGGATCGCTCTGGAAGACGTGGATGAGACCAACGGGGCACTGCATTATATTCCGCGAAGCCATAAATTGCCTTATTTCCTTAATTCTGATTATGACAACGAGGGAGATGCTATGATGCTTGGAAAAAAAAGCTATAAGGCCTACGAAGAATTTCTGGAGAATAAAGTCCGGGAACTTGGTTTAAAAAAAGAGATTTTCAGAGCCAAAAAAGGAGATATGTTAATCTGGCATGCCAATATCCTTCATGGTGGCGAACCCCATACCGATAAAAACAGAACCCGAAAGAGCCTTGTTTATCATTTTTTTGATGAAAACAGTGTCTGCTATCATGAAGTGACACAGAGACCCGCACTTTTTGAACTCTAA
- a CDS encoding BlaI/MecI/CopY family transcriptional regulator gives MKINHLTAAEENFMKLFWKLGSFYLKDIMEQHPEPKPHQNTVSTYLKILVEKGYITTQKEGRIFKYTVVVPLEEYRKFLLKELAHNFFNDSGKEILEFLFSENLISQDDLKKYFDLKIEIIPAKVEEPKFEYAEEILNPKKTKKVKEKDKDKDKKKKKKKD, from the coding sequence ATGAAAATAAATCATCTTACCGCTGCTGAGGAGAATTTTATGAAGCTGTTCTGGAAGCTTGGATCCTTTTATCTTAAAGATATTATGGAGCAGCATCCGGAGCCGAAGCCGCATCAGAACACCGTTTCCACTTACCTGAAAATACTGGTGGAAAAAGGTTATATCACGACTCAAAAAGAAGGAAGAATTTTTAAATATACTGTGGTTGTTCCATTGGAGGAATACAGAAAATTCTTACTCAAAGAGCTCGCCCACAATTTTTTTAACGATTCCGGGAAGGAAATCTTAGAATTTTTATTCAGTGAAAACCTGATTTCTCAGGATGACCTGAAAAAATATTTTGACCTTAAAATTGAGATTATCCCTGCAAAAGTGGAAGAACCGAAATTCGAGTACGCAGAAGAAATCCTCAATCCTAAGAAAACAAAAAAAGTCAAAGAAAAAGACAAGGATAAAGACAAGAAAAAGAAAAAAAAGAAAGATTAA
- a CDS encoding phosphatase PAP2 family protein — translation MQEKQPSLLHKISKVISDFFNPMVSLFIFFIYMSVRKYSWQESLHYFVPILLMIIIPVVIWLVWNVKTGRYTNMDVSDRIQRKTLYIFIAACVIIYLIASYFRNGYIDLVMLFILILIFTMQISNFFIKSSMHTAFNVFVAALFFTLDWKAGLIWFGIAILVGITRIILKRHTVQEVFMGAGIAFVVSFIYLYCNIQFQH, via the coding sequence ATGCAAGAAAAACAGCCTTCACTACTGCATAAAATATCAAAAGTGATCTCAGATTTTTTTAATCCGATGGTATCCTTATTTATTTTCTTCATTTATATGAGTGTAAGGAAATATTCATGGCAGGAATCTCTTCACTATTTTGTGCCTATCTTATTAATGATTATCATTCCGGTGGTGATCTGGCTGGTCTGGAACGTGAAGACAGGAAGGTATACCAATATGGATGTCTCAGACCGTATTCAGAGAAAGACACTCTATATTTTTATTGCGGCCTGTGTGATTATTTACCTTATAGCCAGCTATTTCAGAAACGGATATATTGATCTAGTGATGCTGTTTATACTGATCCTGATTTTCACCATGCAGATCAGCAACTTTTTTATCAAAAGCTCCATGCATACAGCATTTAATGTATTCGTAGCCGCATTATTTTTCACCCTGGACTGGAAGGCTGGATTGATATGGTTCGGAATAGCAATTTTAGTAGGTATTACCCGCATCATCTTAAAAAGACATACGGTACAGGAAGTATTTATGGGTGCAGGAATAGCATTTGTGGTATCTTTTATCTATCTTTATTGCAATATACAATTTCAACATTAA
- a CDS encoding DUF7935 family protein, whose amino-acid sequence MTSFSGYLPYAFALIIAIPFLVLLRQFVHSYITLKNQEIKLLSVKSNSENKAHSYERMTLFLERIKPSNIIQKFDKGLAVHEFIFLTEKTINEEFEYNSSQQLYITKTSWKNIVDSKNALIDLLHKTYDGLNGNADLEEFKTVFIMNYMEGDDYIAATIEDLRREILIIT is encoded by the coding sequence ATGACGAGTTTTTCTGGATATCTGCCCTATGCATTTGCATTGATCATCGCAATTCCTTTTCTGGTTTTGCTGAGACAATTTGTACACTCTTATATCACCCTTAAAAATCAGGAGATCAAGCTGCTTTCTGTAAAATCAAATTCAGAAAATAAGGCGCATTCCTATGAAAGGATGACTCTTTTTCTGGAAAGAATAAAGCCCTCCAATATTATTCAGAAGTTTGATAAGGGACTGGCAGTACACGAGTTTATTTTTCTTACGGAGAAAACCATCAATGAAGAGTTCGAATACAATTCTTCCCAGCAGCTGTATATTACGAAAACTTCATGGAAGAATATCGTGGATTCTAAAAATGCTTTGATAGATTTACTTCACAAAACCTATGACGGCCTTAACGGAAATGCAGATCTTGAAGAATTCAAAACCGTTTTTATCATGAACTATATGGAGGGAGATGATTATATCGCTGCTACCATAGAAGACCTGAGAAGAGAAATTTTAATAATAACTTAA
- a CDS encoding DUF4153 domain-containing protein, with amino-acid sequence MKTKFQEISGKAQDVILRYPMVLLMALLSSAGAICMLDHKYKREFLFTYSKFTICCCLGISLMFALKILSQRIGKRLLLELSGTAFLIGFYFILPKKERDFTEVYGFIVAITLLLSHLLVSFAAFLKKDKELNFWQYNKNLFVNIFLTAVFTGVLTGGVELAILAVDKLFDFNFSDKLYADTFYVLAISGSCFIFLLFNETGLDYLEKDGTYPVILKFFTQFVLIPLLFIYLIILYIYSFKIVINWELPRGWVSYLVLAYSIVGILALLLVYPLKEEKAKSWVKIFSKLFYYTIIPLIILLFTAIFTRILEYGYTEPRYFVLLLALWLLSVVAYFVFNRKASIKFIPVSLFVFGTFSLIFPYLNAFSVAKRSQKNELVKLLNDNKLLVNNKIDFQQKISDTVVTEIANKFEFLAQRQQKDFLLNLVQGKTRDLLAGNFEQRYPWVISNTLREAFTKVQKTSKSSAERLILESETTVTDIQGYQYLTRFNGYNQESVNIDKDTLKINTFSESNNQRMTKVSLNSKETIDFGPAITRLFESNDGKGEIVKQKEFSVEGDLGKYHLKIVFPMITRDKTLDHKGYNIYYDNAILLIKEK; translated from the coding sequence ATGAAAACGAAATTCCAGGAAATATCCGGAAAAGCACAGGATGTCATCCTCCGCTATCCGATGGTTTTACTGATGGCCCTACTCTCTTCTGCAGGCGCCATCTGTATGTTGGATCATAAGTATAAACGTGAATTTCTATTTACCTATTCGAAGTTTACGATTTGCTGCTGTCTTGGGATTTCTTTGATGTTTGCGTTAAAAATACTTTCCCAAAGGATTGGAAAAAGGCTGTTGTTGGAATTATCAGGAACAGCTTTCCTGATCGGATTCTATTTCATTCTGCCAAAAAAAGAAAGGGATTTTACAGAGGTGTACGGGTTTATTGTAGCGATCACCCTACTGCTTTCTCATTTATTGGTGTCTTTCGCTGCCTTTCTGAAAAAAGACAAAGAACTTAATTTCTGGCAGTATAACAAGAATCTTTTTGTGAATATATTCCTGACTGCAGTATTCACCGGAGTTCTTACCGGAGGTGTGGAGCTGGCAATTCTGGCTGTTGACAAACTATTTGATTTCAACTTCAGTGATAAGCTTTATGCGGATACGTTTTATGTGCTGGCTATTTCCGGAAGCTGTTTTATTTTTCTTCTTTTCAATGAAACCGGCCTGGATTATCTTGAAAAAGACGGAACTTATCCTGTAATTCTTAAGTTTTTCACTCAGTTTGTCCTGATTCCGCTTCTTTTTATTTATCTGATTATCCTTTATATTTATTCATTTAAAATAGTCATCAACTGGGAACTTCCGAGAGGCTGGGTGTCTTATCTGGTCCTGGCTTACAGTATAGTGGGAATCCTTGCATTACTGCTTGTATATCCACTGAAAGAAGAAAAAGCAAAATCCTGGGTAAAAATATTCTCAAAGCTGTTTTATTACACCATTATTCCTCTAATTATCCTGTTGTTTACCGCTATTTTTACAAGGATTCTGGAGTACGGCTACACGGAACCGCGGTATTTTGTACTGCTTCTCGCCTTGTGGCTGCTGAGTGTGGTGGCTTATTTTGTATTCAATAGAAAAGCAAGTATCAAATTCATTCCGGTGAGCTTATTCGTCTTTGGGACTTTTTCCCTGATCTTTCCTTATCTGAATGCTTTCAGTGTAGCCAAAAGAAGCCAGAAAAATGAGCTGGTAAAGCTTCTGAACGACAACAAGCTTCTGGTCAATAACAAAATAGATTTCCAGCAGAAAATATCAGACACCGTGGTTACTGAGATTGCTAATAAATTTGAATTTCTGGCTCAAAGACAACAAAAAGATTTTCTACTGAATCTCGTTCAGGGAAAGACCCGTGATCTTTTGGCAGGAAATTTCGAACAGCGATATCCATGGGTAATCAGCAATACGTTAAGAGAAGCCTTCACCAAAGTACAGAAAACATCAAAAAGTTCAGCTGAAAGGCTGATCCTGGAATCCGAAACTACAGTTACAGACATTCAGGGGTATCAGTATCTTACGCGATTTAACGGATACAATCAGGAATCAGTAAATATCGACAAAGATACCTTAAAGATCAATACTTTTTCTGAATCTAATAACCAAAGGATGACCAAGGTGAGCCTCAATTCAAAAGAAACAATAGATTTTGGTCCGGCTATTACCAGATTATTTGAAAGTAATGATGGCAAAGGAGAAATTGTGAAACAGAAGGAGTTCTCGGTGGAAGGTGATCTTGGAAAGTACCATCTCAAAATAGTTTTCCCAATGATTACAAGGGATAAAACCTTAGATCATAAAGGATACAATATTTATTATGATAATGCGATTCTGCTGATCAAAGAAAAATAA
- the radC gene encoding RadC family protein, translated as MTIKFLAEDDRPREKFLLKGKNSLSDSELLAIIMGSGSKDESALELARKIMASVHNNWHQLSLLSSKELMKFKGIGEVKALSIIAALEIGKRRAVQEVPNKAIISNSGDAYLILKNQLSDLRTEEFWAIFLNQSNKVIHISQLTQGGISQSVVDVRILFKTALDHFSTGIIIAHNHPSGSLVPSKEDMNITQKINEAGKTLSIQLLDHIIITQDAYLSFSDEGLL; from the coding sequence ATGACCATAAAATTCCTTGCAGAAGATGACAGACCCAGAGAAAAATTTTTGCTGAAAGGCAAGAACTCACTTTCTGATTCTGAGCTTCTGGCAATTATTATGGGAAGCGGAAGTAAGGATGAAAGTGCATTAGAGCTTGCCAGAAAAATCATGGCCTCAGTACATAATAACTGGCACCAGCTCAGCCTGCTCTCCAGTAAAGAGCTTATGAAATTTAAAGGCATCGGTGAAGTGAAAGCGCTTTCTATTATTGCCGCATTAGAAATCGGAAAAAGAAGAGCAGTTCAGGAAGTTCCCAATAAAGCAATTATCTCAAACAGCGGTGACGCTTACCTTATCCTTAAAAATCAATTGTCAGATTTAAGAACCGAAGAGTTCTGGGCCATATTTCTAAACCAAAGCAATAAAGTGATTCACATTTCACAGCTTACACAAGGAGGGATAAGCCAATCTGTAGTGGATGTAAGAATTTTGTTTAAAACAGCCCTGGATCATTTTTCCACAGGAATTATTATAGCCCATAATCATCCATCGGGTAGCCTGGTGCCCAGCAAGGAAGATATGAATATCACCCAAAAAATAAATGAAGCCGGGAAAACTTTAAGTATCCAGCTTTTAGACCATATTATCATTACCCAGGATGCTTATCTTAGTTTTTCAGACGAAGGATTATTATGA